The following are encoded in a window of Primulina eburnea isolate SZY01 chromosome 4, ASM2296580v1, whole genome shotgun sequence genomic DNA:
- the LOC140830084 gene encoding uncharacterized protein encodes MDAALIKFMTQGQFPEDQAQAQKIRKHASRAQKKFLLVVVDYFSKWVEAEPLAKITQKEVLKFLWKNIACQFRIPRKLISDNRSKGKDMVEELPSILWAYRTTPRAPTQETPFNLVYGTEAILPVDIGQSSSRIESYLDGYDQSRAMELDLLEEKGEQAMIQMEAYQTRVIRSYNKSIQIRNFKVEVLFMKKVNPAGDVGKLEAQWEGPFKIIRKLVLELTT; translated from the exons ATGGATGCAGCTCTCATCAAGTTCATGACCCAAGGCCAGTTTCCTGAAGATCAAGCCCAGGCTCAAAAAATTAGAAAGCATGCTTCCAG GGCTCAAAAGAAATTTCTGTTGGTAGTGGTCGACTATTTTTCCAAATGGGTAGAAGCCGAGCCCCTAGCTAAAATTACCCAGAAAGAAGTGTTAAAGTTTCTATGGAAGAATATCGCATGCCAATTCAGGATTCCCCGAAAGTTAATTTCAGACAATAGAAG CAAAGGAAAAGACATGGTGGAAGAGTTACCTAGCATTCTATGGGCATATAGGACTACACCCCGAGCACCTACTCAAGAAACTCCTTTTAATCTAGTTTATGGTACTGAAGCTATCTTACCCGTGGACATTGGGCAATCTTCTTCCCGGATAGAATCTTACCTGGATGGTTATGATCAGAGTCGGGCAATGGAACTGGACCTATTGGAAGAAAAAGGAGAGCAGGCAATGATTCAGATGGAAGCCTATCAGACCCGAGTTATAAGATCATATAATAAGAGTATTCAGATTCGAAATTTTAAGGTAGAAGTTCTATTCATGAAGAAAGTAAATCCAGCGGGAGATGTGGGCAAGCTAGAAGCTCAATGGGAAGGTCCCTTCAAAATCATTCGAAAGTTAGTTCTGGAGCTTACTACTTAG